In Silene latifolia isolate original U9 population chromosome X, ASM4854445v1, whole genome shotgun sequence, the following proteins share a genomic window:
- the LOC141622842 gene encoding 5'-3' exoribonuclease 3-like → MGVPAFYSWLIGKYPNVKASFKEETNDLEFDHLYLDMNGIIHPCFHPDSLMFPPTTFEEVFENIYVYIDRLFSIVRPRKLLYLAIDGVAPRAKLNQQRSRRFRTAKDNELAEEEEKILRAKYERMGKKVLPVLESRVSDSNVITPGTEFMFELSNALKSYIVKRLENDPGWKDIKVILSDATVPGEGEHKIMSFIRNLRSLPEYNPNTRHCLYGLDADLIMLALATHEIHFSILREYVGNVPDQKPDSESSLVSIIKIAEAVVYASDKSTEQGKKWFDIQDKSRSMAILPQNFEFVHVWILREYLEFDMQITDPPEKFVFDIERIVDDFIFLCLFVGNDFLPHMPTLEIRENGIGLLMHVYKNEFKNFGGYLVDMERVNEAHVSFIKLKRVEKFILSVGSYEEKIFRKRTALRDSWLRKLSNIERSRKDEEDEQSSDVCISDAQCPKVSTSVSQHSAIDLRDNPIPDIEEMVKNTKELKEELKSSIRNNSDIFKDGVICSDKVKLGLEGWKKRYYKEKFSVDDPKETELLRKELVEKYTEGLCWVLMYYFSGIPSWNWYYPHYYGLFASELKGLSQVKVKFHKGSPFKPFDQLMAVLPPKSAHALPEAYQNLMISSDSEIVEFYPKDFEVDMDGKRFTWQGISKLPFIDQEKLLNATRQLETKITMNEAKRNVEMSDYLFWMGSNSCAEITLDYIIPNSEKKVEFENVVNAQDPIMCCNFKLPVANVLPPRFLEGVQLPEKTVSENDIEEIPIWHEWTGRQPGTRTQVQQCSKKVGTDEAMMHKHAGTGWSGAGRGNGNSNISEPYSNRPQNQQSYSGYGQSSRFGASRGSGNNLNISEPYSNRPQNQQSYSGYGQSSRSGASKGSGNNFNISAPYGNRPQNQQSYSGYGKSPWSGNGNNFNISEPYSNRSQNQESQIGYGQSSNATASRGWFKQHPLSVPDSNRSTMSTTCASNVNTRLGSLRISPPEANYRGGGQTGSIWPSRNVPNSHQNPTWQSQRPTWRPSNANPGCTSVGRGRGRGYDRHNSDSERDPRRW, encoded by the exons ATGGGAGTTCCAGCGTTTTACAGTTGGTTAATCGGGAAGTACCCTAACGTTAAAGCAAGTTTTAAGGAAGAAACAAATGATTTGGAATTTGATCATCTTTATTTGGATATGAATGGCATCATACATCCTTGTTTTCATCCTGATTCCCTT ATGTTTCCTCCTACGACGTTTGAAGAAGTATTTGAAAATATATACGTGTATATCGACCGTCTTTTTAGTATCGTTAGGCCACGCAAGTTACTGTATCTTGCCATTG ATGGAGTTGCTCCAAGAGCTAAACTTAACCAGCAAAGAAGTAGACGATTCAGGACGGCTAAGGATAATGAATTAGCC gaggaagaagaaaaaattCTAAGAGCAAAATATGAAAGGATGGGAAAGAAGGTTCTTCCTGTACTAGAATCCCGAGTCTCGGATTCTAATGTTATCACACCTGGAACCGAGTTTATGTTCGAGTTATCGAATGCACTCAAGTCTTATATTGTTAAAAGGCTTGAAAACGATCCTGGATGGAAAGACATTAAG GTAATTCTGTCTGATGCAACTGTTCCTGGTGAAGGTGAACATAAGATAATGTCGTTTATACGCAACTTGCGTTCTCTTCCTGAATACAACCCGAACACTAGGCATTGTTTATATGGACTG GACGCTGATTTGATCATGCTTGCGTTAGCAACACATGAAATCCATTTTTCAATATTAAGAGAG TATGTAGGGAATGTGCCAGATCAAAAGCCTGATTCTGAATCATCCCTTGTAAGCATTATTAAGATAGCCGAGGCTGTGGTGTATGCTAGCGACAAATCAACCGAACAGGGCAAGAAATGGTTCGACATTCAGGATAAAAGTCGGTCTATGGCAATCTTACCACAGAATTTTGAA TTTGTCCATGTCTGGATTTTGAGGGAATATCTAGAGTTCGACATGCAGATTACTGATCCGCCGGAAAAGTTTGTGTTTGATATTGAGCGGATTGTTGATGACTTCATCTTCTTGTGTTTGTTTGTGGGGAATGATTTCTTACCTCATATGCCAACTTTGGAGATAAGAGAG AATGGAATAGGCTTGCTGATGCATGTGTACAAGAATGAGTTCAAGAATTTTGGTGGATATCTAGTCGATATGGAGCGT GTGAACGAGGCACATGTTAGCTTTATTAAGCTGAAAAGGGTGGAGAAGTTCATTCTCTCTGTTGGTTCTTATGAAGAAAAGATTTTTAGGAAAAGAACCGCGTTGAGAGATAGTTGGCTAAGAAAGTTGTCTAACATAGAAAGATCT CGAAAGGATGAAGAAGACGAACAAAGCTCTGATGTCTGTATATCAGATGCCCAGTGTCCCAAAGTTTCTACAAGTGTTAGTCAACATTCAGCAATAGATTTGCGCGATAACCCAATTCCAGACATCGAGGAA ATGGTTAAAAACACGAAGGAGTTAAAAGAAGAGCTTAAGAGTTCTATCCGTAATAACTCAGATATTTTCAAAGATGGTGTTATATGCTCTGATAAG GTGAAATTAGGTTTAGAAGGATGGAAAAAGAGATATTACAAAGAAAAGTTTTCAGTTGATGACCCCAAGGAAACCGAATTGTTGAGAAAAGAATTA GTGGAGAAGTATACAGAAGGGCTGTGTTGGGTTCTGATGTACTACTTCTCTGGCATACCGTCGTGGAACTG GTATTATCCACACTATTATGGCCTGTTTGCTTCGGAACTGAAAGGTTTATCGCAAGTAAAAGTAAAATTCCACAAGGGTTCTCCATTCAAGCCATTTGATCAGTTGATGGCCGTGCTCCCACCCAAAAG TGCACATGCACTTCCAGAAGCATATCAGAACCTGATGATCAGTAGCGATTCGGAGATTGTCGAGTTTTATCCCAAGG ACTTTGAAGTTGATATGGATGGCAAAAGGTTTACGTGGCAGGGAATTAGTAAGCTTCCTTTTATAGATCAGGAAAAGCTTCTAAACGCAACCCGTCAACTAGAGACTAAAATCACG ATGAATGAAGCAAAACGAAATGTCGAGATGAGCGATTATTTGTTCTGGATGGGATCAAATAG TTGTGCGGAAATTACCTTGGACTACATTATTCCGAATTCAGAAAAGAAAGtggaatttgaaaatgttgtgaaCGCGCAAGATCCAATTAT GTGCTGTAACTTTAAGTTGCCTGTGGCAAATGTGTTACCACCTCGCTTCTTAGAAGGTGTTCAACTCCCCGAAAAG ACTGTATCCGAGAATGACATTGAGGAGATACCGATCTGGCATGAGTGGACGGGAAGGCAGCCTGGCACTAG AACTCAAGTGCAACAATGCTCTAAGAAAGTTGGAACTGATGAAGCGATGATGCACAAACATGCTGGAACCGGTTGGTCTGGTGCTGGTAGAGGGAATGGAAATAGCAACATTTCCGAGCCTTACAGTAATCGCCCTCAAAATCAGCAAAGTTACAGTGGTTATGGTCAATCATCGAGGTTTGGTGCCAGTAGAGGGAGCGGAAACAATTTGAACATTTCTGAGCCTTACAGTAATCGCCCTCAAAATCAGCAAAGTTACAGTGGTTATGGTCAATCATCGAGGTCTGGCGCCAGTAAAGGGAGTGGAAACAATTTCAACATTTCTGCGCCTTATGGTAATCGCCCTCAAAACCAGCAAAGTTACAGTGGTTATGGTAAATCACCGTGGTCTGGGAATGGAAATAATTTCAACATTTCCGAGCCTTACAGTAATCgctctcaaaaccaggaaagtCAAATAGGTTATGGCCAATCTTCTAATGCTACTGCTTCTCGAGGATGGTTCAAACAGCATCCTTTATCAGTACCGGATTCTAACAGAAGCACAATGTCGACTACTTGTGCCTCAAATGTGAATACAAGATTGGGAAGCCTGAGAATATCGCCTCCTGAAGCAAATTACAGGGGCGGCGGTCAAACTGGTAGCATCTGGCCCTCAAGAAATGTGCCGAATAGTCATCAAAATCCCACTTGGCAAAGTCAACGTCCCACGTGGCGTCCTTCAAATGCAAATCCCGGTTGTACGAGTGTAGGAAGAGGTCGAGGACGAGGGTATGATAGGCATAACTCAGATAGTGAGCGAGATCCTCGCCGTTGGTAG
- the LOC141622843 gene encoding uncharacterized protein At1g08160-like: MTDPTRPEPVSGYPAQPTNGYPQHPPPPQQPQQPNYYYPNPNPNQYNQQYYPPPPPPPPRTIFYRRVMSALILTFIILAIILFIIYLILRPRVPIFTITSLSLSSLNLTTSPTPPSLSATWTAIFQVTNPNTKLHVYYEAIEARVFYDRSLLALNQLPPFDQPVRDQTAITARLTAASAYIEPDLGRDFSDDRSKGNIKFDVQVFALVRFKAGGWRARRRGLRAFCDGLIVNVNGSSGGLSGGPRRCAVGI, from the coding sequence ATGACAGATccaacccgacccgaacccgtgTCCGGCTACCCAGCCCAACCCACAAACGGCTATCCCcaacacccaccaccaccacaacaaccccAACAACCCAATTATTATTACCCAAACCCGAACCCGAATCAATACAACCAACAATACtacccaccaccgccgccgccgccgccgcgaACAATCTTCTACCGCCGAGTGATGTCAGCCCTAATTCTCACCTTCATCATCCTCgccatcatcctcttcatcatctACCTTATCCTCCGTCCACGTGTCCCTATCTTCACTATCACCTCCCTCTCTCTCTCCTCCCTCAACCTCACCACGTCACCCACCCCACCCTCTCTCTCCGCCACATGGACAGCAATCTTCCAGGTCACCAACCCAAACACAAAGCTCCACGTGTACTATGAAGCAATCGAGGCGCGTGTCTTCTACGACAGGTCTCTTCTTGCTCTTAATCAGCTTCCGCCTTTCGATCAACCGGTTCGCGATCAGACCGCTATTACTGCTCGCCTTACGGCCGCGTCGGCATATATTGAACCGGATTTGGGTCGGGATTTTAGTGATGACCGGTCTAAGGGAAATATTAAGTTTGATGTTCAGGTTTTTGCTTTAGTTCGGTTTAAGGCTGGTGGATGGAGAGCGAGGCGGCGTGGGCTTAGGGCGTTTTGTGATGGTTTGATTGTGAATGTTAATGGTTCGAGTGGCGGGTTGAGTGGCGGTCCGAGACGGTGTGCGGTTGGGATTTAG